From Catharus ustulatus isolate bCatUst1 chromosome 6, bCatUst1.pri.v2, whole genome shotgun sequence, a single genomic window includes:
- the RPS29 gene encoding 40S ribosomal protein S29, with product MGHQQLYWSHPRKFGQGSRSCRVCSNRHGLIRKYGLNMCRQCFRQYAKDIGFIKLD from the exons ATGGGACACCAGCAGCTCTACTGGAGCCACCCCAGGAAGTTCGGGCAGGGCTCCCGCTCTTG CCGCGTGTGCTCCAACCGCCACGGCCTCATCCGCAAATACGGGCTGAACATGTGCCGGCAGTGCTTCCGCCAGTACGCCAAGGACATCGGGTTCATCAAG CTGGACTGA